In the genome of bacterium, the window CTGATCCCAGCTGTCGAACCGGGCCAGACCCACCAGCTCAGACGGCACCCGCACTGCCACCGAGCCGAGGGCAATGAGGCCGACAACCCCCAAAACGATGGCGTAGAAGGGCCAGGTGAAGTTGTGGGCCACCTGCCACACCTCGGCGTTCAAGAACAAGAAGGCGCTGAACACCAGAAGCAGCGGCAGAATCCGCCCCACCAATCGGCCGATCAGGGCGATCTGGTTGGCCGAGTAGGCCCCGGCCCAAACCAGCATGGGAAGCAGCCCGAAGCTAACCACCACATAGGCCCCCACGAGAAGGGCGATGTTGATCACCGCCAGACCGGCGGTATCAGACAACCGGTCGTCGGAGAACAGGGCCGGCAGCACGGGGGGAATCAGCACGAACACCGCCATCTCGATGGCGCCCACCCGGTCGGGAAGCTGAAACAGCCGTCGCCCCCTGAGCCCGTTGACCGCCGCCACTGCTCCCAGGGCAATGGCCGCACCGGCCCAGAACACCCCGAATTGGGCCCAGCCGTCGAACCGGTCGCCGAAGGAGGCGAATATCTCGATCAGGAACACCAGCGCCAGGAACGGCACCGCCCGGGTGAATACGTCGGTGGTAGCCCGATAGTCGTGGATGACGTGGGGAACGCCCCGCCGGATGAACCAGCGCTCGACTGCCTCGCGACGAGAGGTCATCGCCTCCGCCGCCCGTCAGTCCCCTTCGGGAATAGTGGGAACCTCGACGCCGGGGCCGTAGTAGATGAACAGGTTGGCGATCAGATCGTCGATGCCGTCCCGAGTGCCGCCCTTGGCCAAATCGACGGTGATGATGTTGCTGTTCACGTGGATGGCGTCGATACCGCCCCGGTCGAACAGGCGGCGGGCCAGCTCGTCCACCGGCCGCTCCCCGGCAACTTCCCGCCCCACCGAATAGTGCTCATGGCCGGTACCGGTGATGCTCCGGTTGATCTCATAGCGGATCACCCCCGGGCGGCTAGTCGCCCTCTCCACAACAGTCACCGGCTGTCCCATACGCCCCGAGATCGTACCCGGTACCCGCAGCCGGACCGACATCATCCCTTTCGCCAAGTGGACATAAACAGGTGGGCTATTTCGACGATAGTGCTAGCGGTTCTGATATCTTGAGCTAGTGGCTAAGACATCTGTTTTTGTAGATAGAGATATCGCCCAGCAGGCGGCGGAAATCTTGGGGACGAAAACGCTGCGTGAGACCATTCATGCCTCTCTTCTCGAGATCGTCAACGCCAAGCGGCGCCTTGAGCTCATCGGTCTGCTCAGCCAGCCCGAGCGCTTCGACTTCGATGCCGTCGAGACTGCTTGGGGCGGGGACAACTAGTTGCCGCGCACCCTCTTTCTGGCTGACACCAGCGCCCTTTCCCGCTTGTCAAAGCCCACTGTCGCCTCCACTGCTGCCCCCCTGATCGCCGAGGGACGCATCGCGGTGTGCGCCCCGGTAGCGTTCGAACTCGGATTCAGCGCCCAACGCCTCGCCGATCACCGAGAACTCATGGAAGTGCTGGCCGCCTTCCCCCATATTCCAACCACTGATGCCGACCATAGACGGGCAGTCGAGGTGCAAGGCCTCTTGGCTCAGTCAGGCCAGCACCGGTCGCTATCACTGGTAGATGCCCTCGTCGCGGCAGCAGCAGAAGCCCGCCAACTCACCGTGCTCCACTACGACGCCGACTTCGAGCGCGTCGCCGCCATCACCGGCCAACCCCACCAGTGGATAGTTGAGCGCGGCACTGCCGACTGACTGTTCAGAACGGCAAGGCGGTGTCGGGGCCGGAGGGTATGCGGAGGTGGGCCCAGCCGAGGTTGTCCATGAAGGCCCAGGAACGGCGGTGAAGGGGGGTGGGGCCTTGGGCGGCCAGGGCGGCCCGGTGGCGAGGGCAGGGGTAGCCCTTGTTGGAGTCGAAGCAGTAGTCGGGGTAGTCGACGGCTGCGGACCGCATGAGCCGGTCGCGGGTGACCTTGGCCAGGATGGACGCCGCGGCGATGGACAGGCAGGCGACGTCGCCTTTGACCAGTGCCCGGGTCTTGCCGTTGCCCACGAAGTCCCACCGGCCGTCCACCAGCACGGCGTCGGCCTCTAGGCCCAGCCCGTCCAGCGCCCTCCGAGCGGCCAGTCGCTGAGCCGCCGACATGCCAAGCTGATCGCACTCGTCGTTGCTGGCGTGGCCCGCCGACCAGGCCACGCACCAATCGACGATCCGGTCGTAGAGCCCCTCCCGCTCGTCTTCGGTCAGAAGCTTGGAATCCCGTACGCGGTAGACCCTCCGATCGGTGGGCAGTACCGCGGCCACCAGGGTGAGGGGGCCCGCCCATGCGCCCTTGCCCACCTCGTCCATGCCCACGACAACCTGGTGGCCCTCGGCCCACAGGCGGCGCTCAATTGCCAGGGTGGGGGCAGCCGACTTGAGTGCGGCCCGCATCTCTTCAAGGTAGCTAGCGGGATGCGGCCAACAGCGTTTCTCCGGTCGGTTCGTCGCTCGACCACCTCTGGTCCAAGGCTGGAGCTCGAAGGGTGACCGGCTTTTGGCCTGGGCGGCAGTCCAGCTCCCACAACAGCGCCGGGCGGGCACCGTGCCAGCGCACCGCATACGACACTGGGCCGAACCGGGTGGGCAGACCGTAGACCGCCAAGGGCCCGCCTTTCCAGGCCGGTCGAAAGCCGGGGGCCACCAGCAACTCGTCTTCGTGATCGGCCACCAGCTCGGCCCGCAGCCCTTGGGACGGAGGGTCAGCCGGCCTCAGGTCGAGACGGCGGAGGTCCTGAGCGGCCCGATCCTGGGTTGCGGCGATCAGAAGGCGCTCGACCGGTGCCACCGGCACCTCTGCGCCGATCCGGGCGGCAGCCTCAACCGCTTCGGCCGCAGCCTCGACAAATCGAACCGCAGCCTGTTGGTCACCCGTGAGGTCGTGATGGACGGTGAGGGCCCTCAGCCGCTCGGTCGGCGCCTCAGTTGTCCAACGGGCGGCGACCTCGTCCAGCACCAGCTCGGCGTCGTCGTGGTAGCCGTGGTGGTCGAGCCGCACCGACAGCTCGCAGAGCTCGACAACGTCGGCCGTCTCCATGCGGCCCGTACGCCCCAGCCAGCGGCGTCGATTGCGATCGATGCGCCGGGCCAAGCCCTCATCGGGCACCTCGATCCGTGCCCCCCGGTCCAGATGGGCCTGCCAACCACGCAGCACCGCATCGGCATCGGGCAGGTCGGAGGGCGGCGGGAACGATCCCCGGCCGAGCGATGCGCTGACCGCCACCCGGGCGGTATGAGGCAGCGGCCACACCAGGGCGGCAACGTCGCGACCCCTCCCCTCCAACCCGGTCGTTGCCCCGCCTTCGACCTCCAACAGAGCCTCGACCGCATCGTGCCCGACCGCGGCCCCCGCCGGGGGACGATCCCACACCAGCACCGGCTGTCCACCAACGGCCACCCCAGCCTGGTGTACCGTCAGCACCGCCCCCGGAGCCTCCACCACCAGTGCGACCGCGAAGGCGGTGGCAGCCTCGTTGCCCACCTCCACCACCGCCACCGCCGGTCCCCCGCCAGCGGCCACCGCCCACACCCGCTGCACCGCATCTCCGTCGGGCACCTTCATGCGGGTCTCCACCACCGCACCGGCCCCCACCTCGCTCTGGCGCACTGCGGCCTCCTGCGATGCCCGGTGCCAGCGGTCGGACGCGCCCACCCACCAGTCCAGCGTCCATTCCCTGCTGCCCGGTTGAACCAAACCTCGGGCATCTACCTCCCCCCATCCCGGGGCACCGAGAACGTCGAGCGATTTGCTCACCGTGAGTGGAGTGCGCTGATCATCGAGAGGCGCGGGTGACGAACCGCCAGATACGGCGGAGCCGTGACTTCTTGAAATTGTTGTCCTCCGGCTCGGGGCGGGCTTGGCGCCCCATCAGCACCCTTGTCGCCTGAGCGGCGGTTCTCGTTCCCTTGACCACGGCGAACACCTCGGCGCTGATGGGCATCTCCATGCCGTGCTCAGCGGCCAGCTCCACCACCACCCCGGCGGTGAACACTCCCTCGGCCACCTGGTCCATCTCGGCCAGAACTTCCTTGAGCTTCCGACCCCGCCCCAGCTGCTCGCCAACATGGCGATTCCGGCTCTGGGGGCTCATGCAAGTGGCCAGAAGGTCGCCCATCCCCGCCAGCCCGGCAAAGGTGTCGGCTCGTCCGCCCATGGCGGTGCCCAGTCGGCCCATCTCCGCCAAGCCCCGGGTGATCACCGCGGCCCGGGTGTTGTCCCCGGCGCCGAGGCCGTCCACCATGCCCGAGGCCAAAGCGATCACATTCTTGAGGGTGCCGCCCAACTCGCAGCCGACCACGTCGTCGTTGGTGTAGACCCGGAAGAGGTCGGTGGTGAACACCCCTTGAAGGGCGGTGGCCACCGTGTCGTCGGCCATGGCGATGACCGAGGTGGCGGCGTGGCCGGCCAAGATCTCCTTGGCCAGATTGGGACCGGTGAGCGCCCCCGCCGGGTGAGCAGGGGCCACCTGGTTGATGATCTCGGTCATGCGCCGACGGGTGCCCTGCTCCAGCCCCTTGGTAAGGCTCACCACCGGCACCCACGGGCGCAAGTGAGGAGCCACCCTCTCCATGACCGGTCGGAATACCGAGGACGGAACACCCATCACCACCACTTCGGCCTCCGACACGGCCTGCTCCAAGTCGGTGGTGGCCCGCAGACTGGGATGCAGGTCGAAGCCGGCCAGGTAGCGGGGATTGGCGTGGTGCTCGTTCACGGCGCCAGCCGTCTTGAGATCACGGCACCACAGAACGGTGGGCTCGTTATGCGCGGCCAGATGGGCAACCGTGGTGCCCCACGACCCTCCGCCGATGACCGCAACCCTGTTCGACATAGGCATTGAGCGTAGACGGGTCGGGTCGAGAATTAGCCAGCGGTGCCGCGTATAGGCCGAGAGACTGGATGGCCGTAGACTCCCACGGGTGAGTCCAAGGCCGACGGTGGCGGTGTTGATTCCGGTGAAGGCCTTTGCGGAGGCAAAGCACCGGCTGGCACCCGCTCTAGGGGCCACCGAGCGGGCCGCCTTAGCCCGCGATATGGCCACCCACGTAGTTCAGTCGGCCACGCCCTTGCCGGTGGCGGTGGTGTGCGATGACAGCGGAGTGCGGGACTGGGCCGACTCCGTGGGCGCTGAGGTGGTGTGGCGACCCGGCACCGGGCTGAACGGCGCGGTGCGCAGCGGGGTAGATCATTTGAAAGAGGCCGAGTTCGACCGGGTGATCGTGGCCCATGGAGACCTGCCTTTGGCCGGATCGCTGGCCCCGCTGGGCGACTGGCCCGGCATCACCCTGGTGCCCGACCGCCACAACGACGGCACCAACGTGATCGCCCTGCCCACCGACTGCCCATTTGAGTTCTCCTACGGCCGGGGCTCGTTCGCTCGCCACTTGGCTGAGGCTCAGCGGCTGGGGCGCAGTCTGAGGATTCTGCGCGACTCAACCTTCGGACTCGATATCGATCTTCCCGCCGACCTCACCGAATTGGCCGTGAGGACATGAAATCCAAAGACCTGTCCACCCCCGAACGGGCGCTGGCCATCGGCGCGCACCCCGACGACATCGAGCTGAAGGCCGGGGCCACACTGGCCAAATGGGCCGCCCGAGGCTGCGAGGTGAGCCTGCTGGTATGCACCGACGGCTCCAAGGGCACCTGGGATCCGGATGCCGACCTGGACAAGCTGGTGGCCGTGCGCCAAGACGAGCAGCGCGAGTCGGCTCGGCGGCTGGGTGCGGTAGCCGATGTGGTCTTCCTGGGATGGGTCGACGGGGAGCTGGAGTCGGGTCCTGAACCCCGCCGACAGGTTGCCTCGTGGATCCGCACCCTGCGCCCCAACGTGGTGCTGGGCCACGACCCATGGCGGCGATGGCGGCTTCATCCCGATCATCGCCACGCCGGCTGGCTGACCGTCGACGGCATCGTGGCCGCCCGCGACCCCCACTTCTTCCCCGAACTGGGAATGGCCCCCCACCGCCCCGACGCCCTGCTGCTGTTCGAGGCCGACGAACCCGACCACGCCGAGAACACCGCGGGCTTCGAGGCGGCCAAGGCCAGTGCAATCGAGGCCTTCGTCAGCCAGTATGAGACCACCCTGGACCTACCCCCCGACCCCGGCGATGCCGACTTAGCCCGATTCCACTCGTGGGTGGCCGACAAGCTGGCCGTGGCAGGAGTCGAGGCCGGACTGGCCTCGGCCGAATTGTTCAAACTGATCGACGACCTGTAGCCCCGACCTGTAAGGAACTCCCATGCTGCAAGACCAGAAGATCCTCATCACCGGCATGACCGGCCAGATCGCCTTTCCCATGGCCGCCTACTTGGCCGAGCACAACGAGGTGTGGGGAATCGCCCGGTTCAGCGCCGAGGGTAGCCGGGAGATGGTGGATGCCGCCGGAGTTCACACCGAGGTGGTGGACATGGCCGACGGGAATTTTTCCATGCTGCCCGACGATTTCGACTACCTGGTCCACATGGCCGCCTTCCAGAGCCAGGGGTTTGACTACGACTGGGCCATCCAGGTGAACGCCGAGGGCACCGGCCTGCTCATGGCCCACTGCCACAAGGCCAAGGCCGCGCTCATTGCTTCAACCTGCTCGGTGTACCACCCCAATCCCGACCCGTGGCACCTCTACGCCGAGACCGACCGCATCGGCGACTGCCACGCCGTCCACGCCCCCACCTACTCGATGTCGAAGATCGGCGGGGAGGCGGTGGCCCGGACCATGGCCCGGGCCTTGAACCTGCCCACCACCATCGCCCGCATCAATGCCAGCTATGGGCCCAACGGCGGGCTGCCGGTGTACCACATGGACTGGCTGATGAGCGACCAGCCGATCCGGCTGCGGGCACCGGCCCCCTCGCCCTACTCCCCCATCCACCAAGACGACATGAACGCCCAGGTGGAGCCGCTTCTGGCCGCGGCCACGGTGCCGGCCACGGTGGTCAACTGGGGCGGGGACGAGCACGTCAAAGCCGAAGACTGGGTGATGCTGCTGGGCGAGCTCTCGGGCAAGATGCCCGAGGTCATCTACGACGTATTCCCGGGCTCCCAGCCCGGTGCGGGCGCCGATCCGGCCAAGCGGATTTCGCTCACCGGCCCATGCCAGGTGAGCTGGCGAGACGGCCTGGCCGGGGCCTTCGAGGTGCGCTATCCCGGCGGCCAACCCGCTCCCGGCATCGGCGGCGCCGAGCGTCTGAGCGCGGCCTACGGCAACGACTAACCCCCTCGGCGACACCCACCATCAGCGGCTCCGAGCGTCTGAGCGCGGCTTACGGCAACGACTAACCCAGGCGGGAGGCCAATAGGCGGGCCAGCTCAATCGGCTGGTCGCCCTGGATGCTGTGGCCCGCATCGGCCACCACGACCACCTCGGCATCAGGCTGGCAGCGCAGGAGCTCTTCCACGTCCTCATCGCCCACCACGCTTGAATCCGCCCCCCGATACAGCACTACCGGGCACCCCAGCGCATCCACCGCGGTCCACAGGTCGGAGAACTCCGGGCTGCCGGCACCGGGCTTGTCCGGGTCGGTGAGCTTCCAGTCCCGCACCGGGTCCCACCGCCAGGTCCAGCTGCCGTCGGATTGCTCGAAGGCGTTGTGGATGATGCCTCGCCGCAGGGAGGACTCGGTGCGGGTGGGGTTGAACTCCATGGTGCGGCCCAAGATGTCGTCGAAGCTCTCAAAAGCCTGGGGTCCGGAGATGAACTCCACTATGGGCTCGGCCTTGGCGTGGTCGGTGCCGGGAGTCACGTCCACCACCGCCA includes:
- the cofC gene encoding 2-phospho-L-lactate guanylyltransferase gives rise to the protein MSPRPTVAVLIPVKAFAEAKHRLAPALGATERAALARDMATHVVQSATPLPVAVVCDDSGVRDWADSVGAEVVWRPGTGLNGAVRSGVDHLKEAEFDRVIVAHGDLPLAGSLAPLGDWPGITLVPDRHNDGTNVIALPTDCPFEFSYGRGSFARHLAEAQRLGRSLRILRDSTFGLDIDLPADLTELAVRT
- a CDS encoding NAD(P)H-dependent glycerol-3-phosphate dehydrogenase — protein: MSNRVAVIGGGSWGTTVAHLAAHNEPTVLWCRDLKTAGAVNEHHANPRYLAGFDLHPSLRATTDLEQAVSEAEVVVMGVPSSVFRPVMERVAPHLRPWVPVVSLTKGLEQGTRRRMTEIINQVAPAHPAGALTGPNLAKEILAGHAATSVIAMADDTVATALQGVFTTDLFRVYTNDDVVGCELGGTLKNVIALASGMVDGLGAGDNTRAAVITRGLAEMGRLGTAMGGRADTFAGLAGMGDLLATCMSPQSRNRHVGEQLGRGRKLKEVLAEMDQVAEGVFTAGVVVELAAEHGMEMPISAEVFAVVKGTRTAAQATRVLMGRQARPEPEDNNFKKSRLRRIWRFVTRASR
- a CDS encoding PIG-L family deacetylase is translated as MKSKDLSTPERALAIGAHPDDIELKAGATLAKWAARGCEVSLLVCTDGSKGTWDPDADLDKLVAVRQDEQRESARRLGAVADVVFLGWVDGELESGPEPRRQVASWIRTLRPNVVLGHDPWRRWRLHPDHRHAGWLTVDGIVAARDPHFFPELGMAPHRPDALLLFEADEPDHAENTAGFEAAKASAIEAFVSQYETTLDLPPDPGDADLARFHSWVADKLAVAGVEAGLASAELFKLIDDL
- a CDS encoding ribonuclease HII, which codes for MRAALKSAAPTLAIERRLWAEGHQVVVGMDEVGKGAWAGPLTLVAAVLPTDRRVYRVRDSKLLTEDEREGLYDRIVDWCVAWSAGHASNDECDQLGMSAAQRLAARRALDGLGLEADAVLVDGRWDFVGNGKTRALVKGDVACLSIAAASILAKVTRDRLMRSAAVDYPDYCFDSNKGYPCPRHRAALAAQGPTPLHRRSWAFMDNLGWAHLRIPSGPDTALPF
- a CDS encoding alpha/beta hydrolase translates to MSMTGYDEFSMLADNAAEVGLDWDGPPPVERRRVELPGGLGLSAIVWGDASARVVFIHGGAQNAHTWDTVVLALGEPAVAIDLPGHGHSDWRPEHDYWPPSMADDVAVAIRELAPKAELIVGMSLGGLTAICLGARYPELVPSLAVVDVTPGTDHAKAEPIVEFISGPQAFESFDDILGRTMEFNPTRTESSLRRGIIHNAFEQSDGSWTWRWDPVRDWKLTDPDKPGAGSPEFSDLWTAVDALGCPVVLYRGADSSVVGDEDVEELLRCQPDAEVVVVADAGHSIQGDQPIELARLLASRLG
- a CDS encoding NAD(P)-dependent oxidoreductase, whose translation is MLQDQKILITGMTGQIAFPMAAYLAEHNEVWGIARFSAEGSREMVDAAGVHTEVVDMADGNFSMLPDDFDYLVHMAAFQSQGFDYDWAIQVNAEGTGLLMAHCHKAKAALIASTCSVYHPNPDPWHLYAETDRIGDCHAVHAPTYSMSKIGGEAVARTMARALNLPTTIARINASYGPNGGLPVYHMDWLMSDQPIRLRAPAPSPYSPIHQDDMNAQVEPLLAAATVPATVVNWGGDEHVKAEDWVMLLGELSGKMPEVIYDVFPGSQPGAGADPAKRISLTGPCQVSWRDGLAGAFEVRYPGGQPAPGIGGAERLSAAYGND
- a CDS encoding PIN domain nuclease, which produces MPRTLFLADTSALSRLSKPTVASTAAPLIAEGRIAVCAPVAFELGFSAQRLADHRELMEVLAAFPHIPTTDADHRRAVEVQGLLAQSGQHRSLSLVDALVAAAAEARQLTVLHYDADFERVAAITGQPHQWIVERGTAD